A DNA window from Haloactinospora alba contains the following coding sequences:
- a CDS encoding EamA family transporter, which produces MFSLQTGGALAVTLFGQVGALGVTWLRLSWAALILLLLSGPSLWRAVREATPRERASVVMLGTVSAGMMALYSEATARIDLGTATALEFLGPLVVAVLALRRRAELVWLLAAATGVLLLTRPWNGETDPVGILLGLTGATCVGLYIVLTQRVGGSFSAVHGLALAMTVAAGVTAPLGAPSVLAAPSWHILAATLGIAILFPVVPFLLEMVVLQRMNRTAYSTFVSLEPAVSLVMGMLIIAQTPLPMELVGMAAVVVAGIGAARGTARAHPYPRRTSGQRERRSADHVENAISVPRKRGSTTCDSSDPR; this is translated from the coding sequence GGCTACGACTGTCATGGGCGGCTCTGATACTGCTGCTGCTCAGCGGGCCCTCCCTGTGGCGGGCCGTCCGGGAAGCCACCCCGCGCGAACGCGCGTCCGTGGTGATGCTGGGCACAGTCAGCGCGGGGATGATGGCCCTCTACTCCGAAGCGACGGCGCGCATAGACCTGGGAACAGCCACCGCGCTGGAGTTCCTCGGGCCGCTCGTCGTGGCCGTGCTGGCACTGCGGCGGCGTGCCGAGCTTGTCTGGCTCCTCGCGGCCGCAACGGGCGTCCTGCTCCTCACCCGTCCCTGGAACGGGGAGACCGACCCGGTCGGGATCCTACTGGGGCTCACCGGTGCCACATGTGTCGGTCTCTACATCGTGCTCACCCAGCGTGTCGGCGGTAGTTTCAGCGCGGTACACGGACTGGCGCTGGCGATGACCGTCGCCGCGGGCGTCACCGCCCCCCTGGGGGCACCATCGGTCCTGGCCGCACCGAGCTGGCACATCCTGGCCGCCACACTGGGCATCGCGATACTGTTCCCGGTCGTTCCGTTCCTCCTGGAAATGGTGGTGCTCCAACGGATGAACCGCACCGCCTACAGCACCTTCGTCAGTCTGGAACCCGCTGTCAGCCTGGTGATGGGAATGCTGATCATCGCGCAGACACCGCTGCCGATGGAACTGGTCGGGATGGCGGCAGTGGTGGTCGCCGGGATCGGCGCGGCCCGGGGAACCGCACGCGCCCACCCCTACCCCCGCAGGACTTCGGGGCAACGGGAGCGACGCTCCGCCGATCATGTGGAAAACGCGATATCGGTACCTCGAAAACGGGGTAGTACTACCTGCGACAGTTCCGATCCGCGGTAG
- a CDS encoding carboxylate-amine ligase, producing MNDPTRAPHQPRQSEHPGGSASLAPFEPTIGVEEEFFLVDAGTRRASARAQDILESGRGDPGNGGKLCAEITRFQVEAVSPVCRTGAELYDCLAHSRRKLAGAADDRGLAVTATGTAVLGEVGAPPITDGTRYRAIAEQFGALRDAHAVCGCHIHVGITDRETALGVVNQLRGWLPCLLALNANSPFIGGRDTGHASWRTVTWARLPSAGPPPWLSSMAEYEQAVSEMLASGAILDRGMVYWDVRLSAHVPTVEMRIGDAAATAEEAVLTALLVRGLAAVALDRIAMGEPPPIPGDRMLRLAIWRAAYDGLEGYTLDPVSGELATARNMVWRLLDVAAHGLSAPDQDLAQRLLARVLAAGSGAYRQRAAYARRGRISDVVDAIARQTRYGLVAVEEHG from the coding sequence ATGAACGATCCCACACGTGCGCCCCACCAACCGCGCCAGAGTGAACATCCTGGCGGTTCCGCCTCGCTGGCACCCTTCGAACCGACGATCGGCGTGGAGGAGGAGTTCTTCCTCGTCGACGCCGGAACCCGCCGTGCCAGCGCCCGAGCCCAGGACATCCTGGAGTCGGGGAGGGGAGACCCCGGAAACGGGGGGAAACTGTGTGCCGAGATCACCCGTTTCCAGGTGGAAGCGGTCAGCCCCGTCTGCCGTACCGGCGCTGAGCTCTACGACTGCCTGGCCCACAGCAGACGGAAGCTGGCCGGTGCCGCTGACGACCGTGGGCTGGCCGTTACCGCCACCGGAACCGCTGTGCTGGGAGAGGTAGGAGCACCCCCCATCACCGACGGAACCCGGTACCGCGCCATCGCCGAGCAGTTCGGCGCCCTGCGTGACGCGCACGCCGTGTGCGGATGCCACATTCACGTGGGGATCACTGACCGGGAAACAGCACTGGGGGTGGTGAACCAGCTGCGGGGGTGGCTGCCGTGCCTGCTGGCACTGAACGCCAACTCCCCGTTCATCGGAGGCCGGGACACGGGCCACGCGAGCTGGCGCACGGTTACGTGGGCACGGCTTCCGTCGGCGGGACCGCCGCCATGGCTGAGTTCGATGGCGGAGTACGAACAGGCTGTCAGCGAGATGCTGGCCTCGGGAGCGATACTGGACCGGGGCATGGTCTACTGGGACGTGCGGCTCTCCGCGCACGTGCCCACGGTAGAGATGCGGATCGGGGACGCGGCGGCCACAGCTGAGGAGGCGGTACTGACCGCGCTGCTGGTACGTGGTCTCGCCGCCGTGGCGTTGGACCGGATCGCGATGGGGGAACCGCCCCCGATCCCGGGGGACCGGATGCTGCGGCTGGCGATCTGGCGCGCGGCCTACGACGGGCTGGAGGGCTACACCCTGGACCCCGTGTCCGGCGAGCTCGCCACCGCCCGGAACATGGTGTGGCGACTGCTCGACGTCGCCGCGCACGGCCTGTCCGCCCCGGACCAGGACCTTGCGCAACGGCTCCTCGCCCGGGTACTGGCAGCGGGATCGGGCGCCTACCGCCAACGAGCGGCCTACGCCCGGCGAGGACGGATATCGGACGTCGTGGACGCCATAGCACGGCAGACCCGGTACGGACTGGTCGCCGTCGAGGAGCACGGGTGA
- a CDS encoding alpha-ketoglutarate-dependent dioxygenase AlkB family protein gives MNEPLFDPVPEPVVVSPGAVHVPGWLGLPRQRELVGRCREWVRSPAGMRKHRTPTGGRMSVAMASLGWFWEPYSYSRTLPDGTPVPPFPPELGELARAGVAAAYGHAPEPESPGYDVALVNFYDAEARMGMHQDREERADAPVVSLSVGDTCVFRFGNTETRGRPYTDVELRSGDLFVFGGPSRMAYHGVPRTRPGSADPDCGLASGRLNVTIRATGFG, from the coding sequence ATGAACGAACCACTGTTCGACCCCGTCCCCGAACCCGTCGTTGTCTCGCCGGGGGCGGTCCACGTCCCCGGATGGCTGGGGCTCCCCCGGCAACGTGAGCTCGTCGGCCGTTGCCGCGAATGGGTGCGCTCCCCCGCCGGTATGCGCAAACACCGGACACCGACAGGCGGGCGGATGAGCGTCGCCATGGCCTCGCTCGGCTGGTTCTGGGAACCCTACAGCTATTCGCGCACGCTTCCGGACGGGACACCGGTACCACCGTTCCCACCCGAACTAGGGGAACTCGCCCGAGCGGGGGTGGCAGCTGCCTACGGGCACGCGCCGGAACCGGAGAGCCCCGGCTACGACGTGGCACTGGTGAACTTCTACGACGCTGAGGCGAGAATGGGAATGCACCAGGACCGGGAGGAACGCGCCGACGCTCCGGTCGTCTCGCTCAGTGTCGGTGACACGTGCGTGTTCCGGTTCGGCAACACCGAAACGCGCGGGCGCCCCTACACCGACGTCGAGCTACGCAGCGGCGACCTGTTCGTATTCGGCGGCCCCTCCCGTATGGCCTACCACGGGGTGCCACGCACACGTCCCGGGAGCGCCGATCCCGACTGCGGGTTGGCCTCTGGCCGGCTGAACGTCACCATCCGTGCCACCGGCTTCGGCTGA
- a CDS encoding GNAT family N-acetyltransferase: protein MNDTGPDPSPWFRIRAASPEDALAVDTVRTAGWRHAYRGVVPDAVLDGMTPDPPRRRRQLADPGPGGFDYLAESGGRVIGWVSAGPVRDSDLSTAVQEVYACYVHPDQWGHGVGAALLTTALGTLTGRPGVPEVVLWVLEGNGRARRFYERHGFTPDGTRRLLPPGRVPGDVAEVRYVHATRAPHHGDV from the coding sequence GTGAACGACACCGGGCCGGATCCGTCGCCCTGGTTCCGGATCCGGGCGGCTTCCCCCGAGGACGCGCTGGCAGTGGACACTGTCCGCACGGCGGGTTGGCGTCACGCCTACCGGGGCGTCGTCCCCGATGCCGTCCTGGACGGCATGACGCCCGACCCGCCACGCCGACGACGGCAACTCGCGGATCCCGGCCCCGGCGGCTTCGACTACCTCGCCGAGTCCGGTGGAAGAGTGATCGGATGGGTTTCCGCCGGCCCCGTGCGCGACAGCGACCTGTCCACCGCGGTACAGGAGGTGTACGCCTGTTATGTCCATCCCGACCAGTGGGGACACGGCGTCGGCGCGGCGCTGCTCACCACGGCGCTGGGTACCCTCACCGGCCGTCCGGGCGTACCGGAGGTGGTGCTGTGGGTGTTGGAGGGCAACGGGCGCGCCCGCCGGTTCTATGAGCGGCACGGTTTCACTCCCGACGGGACGCGCAGACTTCTCCCGCCGGGCCGTGTCCCCGGTGATGTCGCCGAGGTGCGTTACGTCCACGCGACGCGGGCCCCTCATCACGGAGACGTGTGA
- a CDS encoding response regulator, which translates to MIRVLLADDERLIRAGIGSILSSDPAIEVAAEADSGREAVDRAREYQPDVALVDIRMPDTDGLTAIPGITGASPATAVAMLTTFGRDEYVTRALDEGANGFLLKTAAPHELVSGVHAIAAGGAFLSPEITRRVITHVRNRRVSPDEDRLAVLSARERDVLALVGDGRSNAEIARKLYVSEETVKSHVSAILARLDLANRVQAAILAHEAGIATE; encoded by the coding sequence GTGATCCGGGTACTGCTGGCCGACGACGAGAGGCTGATACGTGCGGGCATCGGCAGCATCCTGTCGTCCGACCCCGCCATCGAGGTGGCGGCCGAGGCCGACTCCGGCCGGGAGGCGGTCGACAGGGCCCGCGAGTACCAGCCGGACGTGGCGCTTGTCGACATCCGGATGCCCGACACCGACGGGCTCACCGCCATCCCCGGAATCACGGGAGCGTCACCGGCAACCGCAGTGGCGATGCTGACCACGTTCGGCAGGGACGAGTACGTCACCCGCGCTCTCGACGAGGGCGCGAACGGCTTCCTGCTGAAGACCGCTGCCCCCCACGAACTGGTGTCGGGTGTGCACGCCATCGCGGCCGGCGGGGCTTTCCTCTCCCCCGAGATCACGCGGCGGGTCATAACGCACGTGCGGAACCGGAGGGTCTCTCCGGACGAGGACCGGCTCGCTGTGCTCAGTGCTCGGGAACGGGACGTACTGGCACTGGTCGGTGACGGAAGGTCCAACGCCGAGATCGCGCGGAAACTGTACGTCTCCGAGGAGACAGTGAAGAGTCATGTCAGTGCGATACTCGCACGACTCGACCTGGCCAACCGGGTCCAAGCGGCCATCCTGGCCCACGAGGCCGGGATCGCCACCGAGTGA
- a CDS encoding sensor histidine kinase — protein MRTTVRGLLLTAFVLAAALDTWWSVSGTGQVSVFSGWTPVLGTLAYALGRLNTRTAAWLPAVAALLQPFTTLYGAGGVTLALAKGTVGVCFVVLPWLLGRYLRERAAAASVGWERAELLEREQEVVAERERLRERARLAEETHDTLGHELSLIAVRAGSMQVSPAAGEEELRGEAGELREDAVRAMERLQEIMGILRDTDGTLPGGAHRQSVTGLVASAREAGMSVRMLGAGCLEGLPEYAQHALYRVAREALTNADKHASGAAVALHAEREARDGVTLRVSNDPPPEGAQDTGGPTGGSGLAGLGEYLRSVGGTVRSGPRSDGGFEVVARLPRATDGPRSTVPGSGVRRQFVTHRRRVHRALATSVAVPAGAVAVLTALWLGYYGYVSADSVLEPDTFHRLRIGEDQRRVEDTLPDTQMLDPPRQGEPPDAACQYYRTRAAFPGTGTEAYRLCFTQGQLTTKETVRLGSVGEEDQ, from the coding sequence GTGCGTACCACGGTCCGGGGCCTACTCCTCACCGCATTCGTGTTGGCCGCGGCACTCGACACGTGGTGGTCCGTTTCCGGTACCGGACAGGTGTCGGTGTTCTCGGGATGGACCCCCGTCCTCGGGACACTGGCCTACGCCCTCGGCAGGCTCAACACGCGGACCGCTGCGTGGCTGCCCGCCGTCGCCGCGCTGTTGCAACCGTTCACCACCCTGTACGGCGCGGGTGGGGTAACGCTCGCTCTCGCCAAGGGCACCGTCGGGGTCTGTTTCGTGGTTCTTCCGTGGCTGCTCGGCCGTTACCTGCGGGAACGCGCGGCTGCCGCCTCTGTTGGGTGGGAGCGCGCCGAGCTACTGGAACGGGAGCAGGAGGTGGTCGCAGAGCGGGAGCGGTTACGGGAGCGCGCCCGGCTCGCCGAGGAGACGCACGACACTCTGGGGCACGAGCTCAGCCTCATCGCCGTGCGTGCCGGTTCGATGCAGGTCTCCCCTGCTGCCGGGGAGGAAGAACTACGCGGGGAAGCGGGCGAGCTACGGGAGGACGCCGTCCGTGCCATGGAGCGGCTGCAGGAGATCATGGGGATCCTTCGGGACACGGACGGGACGCTGCCCGGCGGAGCACATCGGCAGTCGGTCACCGGGCTGGTCGCGAGCGCCCGCGAGGCCGGAATGAGTGTCCGGATGCTGGGAGCCGGCTGTCTCGAGGGTCTTCCGGAGTACGCGCAACACGCGCTCTACCGAGTGGCGAGGGAGGCGTTGACGAACGCGGACAAGCACGCCTCCGGAGCCGCGGTCGCGCTCCACGCCGAGCGGGAGGCGCGGGACGGTGTCACGCTCCGGGTCAGTAACGACCCTCCTCCCGAGGGCGCGCAAGACACCGGAGGGCCAACGGGAGGGAGCGGTCTTGCCGGTCTCGGGGAATACCTACGGTCCGTGGGCGGAACCGTCCGGTCGGGGCCACGCTCCGACGGCGGGTTCGAGGTGGTGGCACGGCTGCCGCGGGCCACAGACGGTCCACGCTCGACCGTTCCGGGATCGGGGGTACGACGGCAGTTCGTCACACACCGACGCCGTGTCCACCGGGCGCTGGCCACCAGCGTCGCTGTCCCCGCCGGAGCTGTGGCGGTTCTGACAGCGCTGTGGCTGGGATACTACGGTTATGTGTCCGCCGACTCGGTGCTGGAACCCGACACGTTCCACCGTCTCCGTATCGGGGAGGACCAACGGAGGGTGGAGGACACTCTCCCCGACACGCAGATGCTCGATCCTCCGCGTCAGGGTGAGCCGCCGGATGCCGCCTGCCAGTACTACCGCACGCGGGCCGCGTTTCCGGGAACGGGCACGGAGGCCTACCGGTTGTGCTTCACTCAGGGTCAGCTCACCACCAAGGAGACCGTCCGCCTGGGATCGGTAGGGGAGGAGGATCAGTGA
- a CDS encoding magnesium and cobalt transport protein CorA, whose translation MPQYRKRDWLPGRRTPPEIAPHDGEEIVPERSMDPRAGSEVTGEEASGQVIDMAIYTGGRRSATPTDLSGVSARVPEEPGAFVWVSLLRPTESQMSTVSTEFELHELAVEDTIVAHQRPKIERYNQTLFVVLKPARYRDDTARVQFGEIHIFLGRRFVLTVRHSDVPQPPAVRQRLESKPDLLATGPESVLYALLDTVVDGYAPVVAGLQNDVDDAENRVFEGAPEASRRIYELSREVIEFQRATRSLLTILDHLTTGSDTSGAAGELRRHLRDVADHATTVAERADGFRQMLEGILTVNATLVSQAQNEEMRRLSEAGYQQNEQVKKISSWAAILFAPTLVGTIYGMNFSHMPELRWPLGYPFSLVLMAGVCIALYLVFKRSNWL comes from the coding sequence ATGCCACAGTACCGTAAACGGGACTGGCTTCCTGGGCGCCGTACACCACCGGAGATCGCGCCGCACGACGGGGAGGAGATCGTTCCCGAACGGTCCATGGACCCACGTGCCGGTTCGGAGGTAACGGGCGAGGAAGCCAGTGGACAGGTCATCGACATGGCGATCTATACCGGTGGCCGTCGCAGCGCGACACCCACCGACCTCTCCGGTGTGAGTGCTCGCGTTCCGGAGGAACCCGGTGCGTTCGTCTGGGTGAGCCTGCTGCGTCCCACGGAATCCCAGATGTCCACCGTGTCGACCGAGTTCGAGCTCCACGAGCTGGCGGTGGAGGACACGATCGTCGCCCACCAGCGTCCGAAAATCGAGCGTTATAACCAGACCCTGTTCGTCGTACTCAAACCAGCTCGCTACCGCGACGACACAGCGCGGGTCCAGTTCGGCGAGATCCACATTTTCCTCGGGCGGCGTTTCGTTTTGACGGTCCGGCACAGCGATGTTCCCCAACCACCCGCCGTGCGCCAGCGTCTGGAAAGCAAGCCCGACCTGTTGGCGACGGGCCCCGAGTCCGTGCTGTACGCACTCCTGGACACGGTGGTGGACGGTTACGCCCCGGTCGTCGCGGGTCTGCAGAACGATGTGGACGATGCCGAGAACCGGGTCTTCGAAGGCGCTCCCGAAGCATCACGGCGCATCTACGAACTCTCGCGCGAGGTGATCGAGTTCCAACGCGCCACCCGGTCCCTGCTGACGATACTCGACCACCTGACCACTGGTAGCGACACCTCCGGTGCGGCAGGGGAGCTGCGACGTCACCTGCGCGATGTGGCCGACCACGCCACCACTGTCGCCGAACGCGCCGACGGCTTCCGGCAGATGCTGGAAGGGATTCTCACCGTCAACGCCACTCTCGTGTCCCAGGCGCAGAACGAGGAGATGCGCAGGCTGAGCGAGGCCGGGTACCAGCAGAACGAACAGGTCAAGAAGATTTCCTCCTGGGCGGCCATTCTGTTCGCTCCCACCCTGGTGGGAACGATTTATGGGATGAATTTCTCCCACATGCCGGAGCTGCGGTGGCCCCTGGGATACCCGTTTTCGCTGGTGCTGATGGCGGGAGTGTGTATCGCCCTCTATCTCGTTTTCAAACGGAGTAACTGGCTATGA
- a CDS encoding methyltransferase, whose protein sequence is MHSEEAGRTELLRLLIGPWLGKALAAAVRIGLPDRLGEEPVEHADLAAELSVRPDPLWRLLRLLAALGVVRTRWDGTTITGMGKLLRADHPSSLRDLVLFYDDPLVTEAWAVLEESVRTGDTAFRIAHGDSVYEHLARCPQRQDTFDAAMAASNVATDGIADAYDFSSVRCLVDVGGGDGTLLAAVLSAHPHLHGVLYERPDTARVAEEKLADHVAAQRCTVTSGDFLEEVPAGGDVYLLCRVLHNWGDTSCRQLLSRCREAMGERSRLLIVERVIPESGDSSLALAFDMHMMVMTGGRERTEGEYETVLRAAGLRAVEMRQLPLAMRMVVATPL, encoded by the coding sequence ATGCACAGTGAAGAGGCCGGCCGTACGGAGCTGCTGCGGTTGCTGATCGGGCCGTGGCTGGGGAAAGCGCTGGCGGCCGCCGTTAGGATCGGCCTTCCGGACCGCCTCGGCGAGGAGCCGGTGGAGCACGCCGACCTTGCCGCCGAGCTCTCGGTACGGCCCGACCCACTGTGGCGCCTGTTGCGTCTGCTCGCCGCGCTTGGCGTCGTACGTACACGCTGGGACGGAACCACGATCACCGGGATGGGGAAGCTGTTGCGCGCCGACCACCCGTCCTCGCTCCGCGATCTCGTGCTGTTCTATGACGACCCACTCGTCACCGAGGCGTGGGCGGTTCTCGAGGAGAGTGTGCGCACCGGGGACACCGCCTTCCGGATCGCACACGGCGACAGCGTCTACGAGCACCTGGCCCGTTGTCCGCAGCGCCAGGACACGTTCGACGCGGCCATGGCCGCGTCGAACGTGGCGACGGACGGGATCGCGGATGCCTACGATTTCTCCTCGGTCCGGTGCCTCGTTGACGTGGGCGGTGGTGACGGGACGCTGCTGGCGGCGGTTCTCTCGGCCCATCCACACCTGCACGGTGTGCTGTACGAACGTCCCGACACCGCACGTGTGGCAGAGGAGAAGCTGGCGGACCACGTGGCAGCTCAGCGGTGCACTGTCACCTCAGGGGATTTCCTGGAGGAGGTGCCCGCGGGCGGGGATGTCTACCTGCTGTGCCGTGTCCTGCACAACTGGGGGGATACGTCCTGTCGGCAGCTGCTCTCCCGGTGCCGGGAGGCGATGGGCGAGAGGAGCCGACTGCTGATCGTGGAGCGGGTTATTCCGGAAAGCGGCGATTCCAGCTTGGCACTGGCGTTCGACATGCACATGATGGTGATGACCGGTGGCCGGGAACGTACCGAGGGCGAGTACGAGACGGTTCTGCGCGCCGCGGGACTGCGCGCGGTGGAGATGCGCCAGTTGCCTCTGGCGATGCGGATGGTGGTCGCAACCCCTCTGTAG
- a CDS encoding STAS domain-containing protein, giving the protein MVPVHGEIDIATATAMRDRILHAAGRSGCACVLVDLSGVTFLDASGVRELMVVYRSLTREGRHMVLAEPSSTAQRILDALRLQEVLEIYPMVDMALAHPRQGCPDSGRV; this is encoded by the coding sequence GTGGTTCCCGTACACGGGGAGATCGACATCGCCACTGCTACCGCGATGCGGGACAGGATTCTCCACGCCGCTGGACGGTCCGGGTGTGCGTGTGTGCTCGTGGACCTGTCCGGTGTCACCTTCCTGGACGCTAGCGGTGTACGGGAACTGATGGTGGTGTACCGCAGCCTGACCCGTGAGGGGCGGCATATGGTGCTGGCCGAACCGTCGTCCACAGCGCAGCGGATTCTGGACGCGCTGAGGTTGCAGGAGGTGCTCGAGATCTACCCGATGGTGGATATGGCCCTCGCGCACCCGCGTCAGGGATGTCCGGACTCGGGTCGGGTCTGA
- a CDS encoding SgcJ/EcaC family oxidoreductase codes for MNTVTSTPSEGDQTAIRELVSQAQEWQNTPEHLLSLHTPDVVIVNLAGRRVLGREAYGEAMSAALASPLREVRTRVEVVDIRLLTRDTAVVSCVKTVHDGRSGTDGSEALPGAGALTYTVVRTGGAWRIALAQTTPIGSPAAHS; via the coding sequence ATGAACACCGTGACAAGCACCCCTTCCGAAGGGGACCAGACAGCCATCCGTGAACTGGTGTCACAGGCCCAGGAGTGGCAGAACACCCCGGAACACCTGCTTTCCCTGCATACTCCCGATGTCGTGATCGTGAACCTGGCCGGACGGCGGGTACTCGGCCGTGAGGCCTACGGCGAGGCGATGTCAGCCGCCCTGGCCTCTCCGCTCCGCGAGGTTCGGACCCGGGTGGAGGTCGTTGACATCCGCCTCCTGACACGGGACACCGCCGTGGTCAGCTGCGTCAAGACGGTCCATGACGGTCGCAGTGGTACGGACGGCTCGGAGGCGCTGCCAGGGGCGGGAGCGCTCACCTACACGGTGGTGCGAACCGGGGGAGCATGGCGCATCGCCCTCGCCCAGACGACACCGATCGGCTCGCCTGCGGCTCACAGCTGA
- a CDS encoding class I adenylate-forming enzyme family protein: MATVTAQLVAGGSPFEMETVDVNGVSTRVWKHAPPDLRAVLESSAQHGGTPALVYGDEHLSHSAYFRTAATLAHRLTDQYGVSKGDRVAIAMRNYPEWVVTFFAAVSIGAIVVPLNSWWSAEELRFGLTDSEAALLVADEERLRSLSADLPELGVPAIAVRSGAQLPRGARSWEEVVGEVTGDVGLPPAELAPDDPAAIFYTSGTTGVPKGALSSHRNMISNIVSGQYGRARSLMRLGLDLPDLLEYMAALPTQVILCVLPLFHTTGAQTVMLPTLANGGTLVLMYKWDTDEALRLIERERVTAITAVPAMISQMLASPRLDDHDLSSLLTLASGGAPAAPDLVSRARNHLTDVLLGQGYGLTECSATATVNGASDYVLRPESAGAPVATVDIVVVDPGGAELPAGEVGEILIRGPGVMLGYWRRPDATAEAFSGAWLRTGDLGYLDQEGFLYIVDRAKDVIIRGGENIYCAEVEAAVHEHPAVADVAVLGVPHEVFGEEVGAVVRFWEGQHVPPEELLSHLRSRIAPFKLPEHIRSTAEELPRNAAGKLMKKQLKEQQGWSSAPPDTSG, from the coding sequence ATGGCCACGGTCACCGCCCAGCTCGTGGCCGGCGGAAGCCCGTTCGAGATGGAGACGGTCGACGTCAACGGTGTTTCCACGCGCGTCTGGAAGCACGCGCCGCCGGACCTACGCGCCGTTCTGGAAAGCAGCGCGCAGCACGGCGGGACCCCGGCACTGGTGTACGGCGACGAACACCTCTCCCACAGCGCCTACTTCCGGACCGCAGCTACCCTGGCGCACCGCCTCACCGACCAGTACGGAGTGAGCAAGGGCGACCGTGTCGCTATCGCCATGCGCAACTACCCGGAGTGGGTGGTGACCTTCTTCGCGGCCGTCTCCATCGGAGCGATCGTGGTTCCACTCAACTCCTGGTGGAGCGCGGAGGAGCTACGCTTCGGGCTGACCGACAGCGAAGCGGCGCTGCTCGTGGCAGACGAGGAACGGTTGCGGAGCCTGTCCGCGGACCTTCCGGAACTCGGCGTCCCCGCGATCGCCGTGCGCAGTGGGGCACAGCTCCCCCGGGGAGCACGGTCCTGGGAAGAGGTCGTCGGGGAGGTCACCGGGGACGTAGGGCTTCCCCCCGCCGAGCTCGCACCGGACGACCCAGCCGCCATCTTCTACACGTCGGGAACCACCGGAGTGCCCAAGGGGGCACTGAGCTCACACCGGAACATGATCTCCAACATCGTCTCCGGACAGTACGGTCGGGCCCGGTCGCTGATGCGCCTGGGGCTCGACCTTCCCGACCTGTTGGAGTACATGGCGGCGCTTCCCACCCAGGTGATCCTGTGTGTTCTTCCGCTGTTCCACACGACGGGAGCGCAGACCGTCATGCTCCCCACGCTGGCCAACGGCGGGACCCTGGTCCTGATGTACAAGTGGGACACGGACGAGGCGCTTCGGTTGATCGAACGGGAACGGGTGACCGCGATCACCGCCGTACCGGCGATGATCTCACAGATGCTGGCGTCCCCCCGGTTGGACGACCACGACCTCTCCAGCCTGCTCACACTCGCCAGTGGTGGGGCCCCGGCCGCTCCCGACCTTGTCTCCCGCGCCCGGAACCACCTGACGGACGTCCTGCTGGGGCAGGGCTACGGGCTGACCGAGTGTTCGGCGACAGCGACGGTCAACGGCGCCAGTGACTACGTGCTGCGCCCGGAGAGCGCGGGAGCACCGGTGGCGACCGTGGACATCGTGGTGGTGGATCCCGGTGGTGCGGAGCTACCCGCCGGTGAGGTGGGCGAGATCCTCATCCGCGGCCCCGGAGTGATGCTGGGCTACTGGCGGCGTCCGGATGCCACCGCTGAGGCGTTCAGCGGGGCCTGGTTGCGCACTGGGGATCTTGGTTATCTTGACCAGGAAGGCTTCCTTTACATTGTAGATCGGGCTAAGGACGTCATTATCCGCGGCGGGGAGAACATCTACTGCGCGGAGGTGGAGGCCGCCGTCCACGAGCACCCGGCCGTGGCGGACGTGGCCGTGCTCGGCGTTCCCCACGAGGTATTCGGGGAGGAAGTGGGCGCGGTGGTGCGGTTCTGGGAGGGGCAGCACGTGCCCCCCGAGGAGCTGCTCTCCCACCTGCGTTCCCGGATCGCCCCGTTCAAACTTCCCGAGCACATCCGCTCCACAGCGGAGGAGCTCCCGCGCAACGCCGCCGGCAAGCTGATGAAGAAACAGCTGAAGGAACAGCAGGGCTGGAGTTCCGCTCCCCCCGACACGTCCGGGTGA